One Apium graveolens cultivar Ventura unplaced genomic scaffold, ASM990537v1 ctg3388, whole genome shotgun sequence genomic window, ataaataaattaattaagtccTAGACCCTAGAGTTTAGGGCTACTAAACCCTGGAAATCAAATTCTAATTATTAACTGTGTTTAATATTTTAAGATTCATTGATTCTTAgtttgaattttaaaaatattaaaatatttctATATATGAATAAATACGAACAAAACACCTCTTATAATTACGTTTTCAGcttaaaaacaaaataatataacaTTTTGCATAAACAAAACAGTTTTAAAAAAGTGCAAAACTCATGTTGAATTATAGTTGATGTACAAAACAAGAATTCAAGTACCGTTTTgccttttttaaaaaaatggcTAAAAACGAAAGACGAAGTTGATATTTTCTACCAAAACTCACTTTGAAGTTAGTTGCGTTTTCATATTCTGAAAAAACTAAAAAAAGAAGAAATGGAAGACGCATTCGCATTTTTGTCAAAAAATTAACGGCAACCGATTCTCGGTTTTGGAGTGACATTTGGAGTTATGCTTTCCCAAAATGACATTGACGGTTATTCTCACATTTGAGACCAACACCCAACTAAAAATCCTACAAAAATCAAGACAAAAATGGATTGAGTTTTCGGAAACAGCgagaataattaaaatatattcaTTACATACCTGGGGCAATGTTCTCATAATGGTGGTTCTCAACAAGTAAGTTGTTTCTAAGAGCACTAGAAATACTTGATTCTTTATATCCCAATAGTCTCTTAAGTCTTAACAATCTTTAAGATATAGAATGCCAGAACGTAAACTTGCAAGAAAGTCTGTCATAGTGAGTGCCTACAAATTATCAAACAAGATTGAGGAAAAAACAGAAAacatcagttaaatgaacttTAATATGGATCATGCATTCCATATTCACTGACAAATATAATAACATGCAAATTGCAAAATAACTTCTCTTCCAAAGTATCTATTTGGTGACTTCCATCTTTCACATCAAGGGGCTATTATCACAAGCATCAAGGGGCTATTATCACaaacatatataaacataaaacTCTCTGCTTATAAAGATGGAAAAAGGCTTCTAAGTTAAAGGGAATGAGAGACAGTGAATCTAGGATAGATCAATTTAATGTGTTACCAACTCCTCTGAATCATGAATCCATTAAATGTTTAACATGCATTATCGGAAACTAATTTTGCCAAAGCCACAAGTTCAACAATCAAGTGTGAAGTGTCAACACTATACTCAATCAGAGCAGAAAATAAAGGGCAATACTGGCATTATCAAATAAAGAATAAATATAAATTTACCTTAATGCTATCCATGTCAAAAGTAAGATTCTTTTCGTTACCAACTCCTGAAAGCATATCTGCAAACGGCCAATAATAATTCTTCTATAGATCCAATCCACTTTCCAAACCAATCATGTAATGTTATAATCACATTCTCCAACTCAGGAACTTCAAACACGATGGATAGGATATTAAGACACGTGAAATTGCAGAGTTTTGGTGCCAAAACCTTATGTACCATCACTAGAATCATAACAGTGGACCTTGATATACAGGCTCTGGACAAAATATTTAATGATGTCATTCCATGTCCGACCTTGTTAAGAAATTGCGAGACTTCTTAGACTGACAAGTGTAAACAAGATGTCACTCATACAAATGGGAAATTCTACATCATCTAGTTCTAGACCTGATAAAGCGGAGATGTTCCAAATTCTTTGGGGCAATTTTTTACACCAAGCCAGATGGAGAGTTCTTAAATGAGGCAAAATCAAAGAGAAAAATGATTTTGACAGATCCCAATCATTAAGACAGAATTCTTAAGGCAGGCAAACAAGTCAAACATGATTCAGGTACCTTATAATGTACATCCAAATGAAACTTTGAACACCGGAGGAGGGCACTTTAAATGGAAGTTGTTAAGCGGAGAAATCCCAATGATCTGATCATGCAAATTCTTTAAGTTTGACAGGCAAAGTGAGTATCTTTAACGAGTTTTGAACACCGGAGGTGGGCACTTCAAATGGAAAGTTGTTAAAGCGGAGAAATCCCAATGATCTGATCATGCAAATTCTTTAAGTTTGACAGGAAAAGTGAGTATCTTTAACGAGCTAGAGTACAAGGAGTGTATTCCTCTGTATATTCTTTTGCAGAAAAGTTCATGCTTTACCATCAAACCATACTCACATATTTTTCAAGCAGGATAACTTAAAACTTGAATCTCTCTCTGATTTGTGTATCCAAATTGAACAATGTGCTATAAATACTATTCCTAAATGGGTGAGAGCAATCTCCAGCTATAAATACATTATTTTTTCCTTCCACTTCAATCCAACTGCTTCCAGCAGACTTCTTTAATTCTCTCGCCTTCATTAACTTCCTCGTCTCCAGCACGCCATCCCATCTACCATTTGCAGCATATAAGTTTGACATCACAACATAGTTACCGATATTGTTAGCTTCCATCGCAAAAAGACGGTCCACCACATTACATCCTATTTCCACTTGATGGTGATTTCTGCAAGCACCCAATAATGCTCCCCATATATTAGCATTGGCTTCAACTGGCATTCTAGTCACAAAAGAATATGCATCTTTTACTCGACCTGCTCGAGCAAGGAGATCCACCACACACCCATACTGCTCCATTGTAGGTTCAAGCCTATGCAGTTTTTTTCTATTGAATCAAATATTTTGAACCCTTCATTCATAAGGCCAGCATGGCTGCAAGCAGATAATATTGTGGTTATAATAACATGATCTGGCTTTATCCCCAACTCGAGCATGTTAGAGTACACTCCTAAAGCTTCGGATCCCATACCGTGCATGGCATATCCTCCAACCATAGCAGTAAACATAACTAGGTCTTTCTTCGAAGCAGACTTGAAAAGATTATATGCACTTCTTATATTTCCACATTTTGAATATAAATCTATAAGAGTACccagcaagtgagcatcatcaaAACAAGCACGGACAACATATCCATGGCACTGCTTTAAGAGGTGAATTGATGCAATTTGAGAACAAACAGGAAGGATGCTCATAACAGATAAGGCATCAGGCTTCAATCCACTATTTTGTAATTCGATGAAACAGGGAGAGCGCTTTACTATGATGATCATTTTCAGCATAAACTCTGACCATCAGATTCCAGGTGGTCAGATCCCTTTCAGACATAGTTCTAAATATCATGTGTGCATTGTCATGTGAACCACAATTCACGTATCCTGAGATCATTGAATTGCACGTGACCACATTCCGGTTCTCAGATAACATTTCAAACATACTTGACGCATACAGCATATTACCACATTTACCATATGCATCAATCAGTACATTCCTAAGATTAAGTTGTGTGTTACCTAGCAATATATAAGCTTTGATTGAATAACCATGAGCTTCCTTAACTTTATCCACTCTAAAAAGAGCAGCATAAAGCTGAACTGTACTTGTTATAGTGATAGAATCTGGCGTTATCCCTTCCCTAAACATCCATTTAAAGACGTTTACAAACTCAGTTTCAAGTCCACTTTCTGCAAAGGCGTCAAGCATGGCATTCCAAGATATCAAGTCTCTCTTACTGATCGATATAAATATCCTATATGCTGCTTTAATATCATTACATTTTGCGTAAAAGGAAATTAGGGCATTTCCAACTGCTGTATCCTCTACCAGGCCAGGATTGCCGTGCAATATAACCATGAATCTGCTTCCTACTTTCATGTTGCATAAATGGGAACAAGCAGGAAGAATGCTAACTAGAGTTACATGATCAGGTTTTAATGCAGCAACAGACGTGAAATCATGAAACAACTCGAGTGCTTTCAGTGACTCTCCAATTGATGAATATCCAGCAATGAGTGAATTCCATGAGACTAAATCTCTTAATTTCATTCTTGCAAAAAGGCAGTCCGATTTATTCATTTGTCCAGTTCTCGAGTAGAAACCCATCAAAGCATTAGTTACAGAAATATTATCCATTAGTTCTGGCCGATGTAATACATAACTGTGGATCTCTTTTCCGAAACGTGAGCAGCATTCTCTTCTAAACCAGCACAAACAGGAAGAATATTGGCAATAGTTGCATAATTTGGTACAGCAGACTCTTTTAGCATCCAGCAGAAAAGTTTAAATGCCCTCTCCTGTGAATTTGTTTTCTGCAAACCCTGAAATCATAGCATTCCATGAAACAACATCTTTTTCAGTGATAATATGAAACATGTCAATTGCATCATCACAGATAAGACCAGATTTTGCATACATAGAGACCAGCGAATTTCCTACCAGGGTATCTGATTCTAATCCATTTTTTATCGCATAAGAATGTACACTCCTCCCTGCACCCAGAGCTCTTGCACGAGCACAAACAGGAAGATGATAGCAATAGTGACAGGGATAGGTTTAAGGTCCTCAGCAGTATGCATTTTGAAAAATAATCTCATCACCTCACTGTCATGAATCCGGGACCCTGAAAACCCAGATAAAACAATGTTCCAGGTCACTGCATCATTGATTTTATTTTGCCTGAACAGTTTTACGCAGTCATCAAAAACATTACATTTAGCATACATGTTAAGAAGCGCCTTGCGGACAAAGTGGCAGGAAATATGACCTAGCTTAACAACCTGACTGTGAAGGCTTTTCCCTAATTTAATGTCTGAAATAGCAGCGCATGACTTGAGCATGGTGGAAACAACATGATGTTCTGTATTATACCCGGCTGAAAATCGTAGGGAGAAACCATCATTCATAGTGCCTAAATCGATGTCACCCGTTGATAAAGTTATTCTCTATATTAGCGTGTACCATATATACCAAGTTTAAACATAATATGCGAAACAATGAATTATGTGGAATAACATCATTTACAAAAAAACATGATTCATGAGGACGCAACAGCAGGTCTCTACAACAAATCTGGTTTTAGTATGGAAGAGTTCATTCACATATTAAAGTAGAACAGAAAATAGCGGATTGTTGCATACAAATTAAGCCTGAGAAACAAATAGGGTGTATTATGTATGTATTAAAAAAACCAAGTATAAAGGATGAGACCAGAAGCCAGTTAGAAATATTTAAACACGTAGCCTTCGATCTAGTAGAAAATAGTAGAATGATAGAAGGACAAACTAGGAGGCCTTTGAATCATGAGATTTTAATTAGGATAATGGGAAATGGAAATGAGATTCTAATCCGTTTTTGTGTCAAAATCTCACTCCAATTAACCAGGTTATAAAATCCTATTATCGAACAATAGCAAAACTAAAGGTTCGTTATATATTCATCAAGTTATATCATAAATAACTGGT contains:
- the LOC141701128 gene encoding putative pentatricopeptide repeat-containing protein At5g08490; this translates as MDNISVTNALMGFYSRTGQMNKSDCLFARMKLRDLVSWNSLIAGYSSIGESLKALELFHDFTSVAALKPDHVTLVSILPACSHLCNMKVGSRFMVILHGNPGLVEDTAVGNALISFYAKCNDIKAAYRIFISISKRDLISWNAMLDAFAESGLETEFVNVFKWMFREGITPDSITITSTVQLYAALFRVDKVKEAHGYSIKAYILLGNTQLNLRNVLIDAYGKCGNMLYASKLCLKGI